One window of Paludibacter propionicigenes WB4 genomic DNA carries:
- the rpmA gene encoding 50S ribosomal protein L27, with protein sequence MAHKKGVGSSKNGRESESKRLGVKIFGGQFAKAGNIIVRQRGTVHHIGENIGMGKDHTLFALVDGVVEFRKKKDNKSFVSVKPIEAN encoded by the coding sequence ATGGCACATAAGAAAGGGGTTGGTAGCTCAAAGAACGGTCGTGAATCGGAAAGTAAACGATTGGGCGTAAAGATTTTTGGTGGTCAATTTGCAAAAGCAGGTAACATCATCGTTCGTCAACGCGGAACAGTTCACCACATTGGTGAAAACATCGGTATGGGAAAAGATCATACTTTATTCGCATTAGTTGACGGAGTAGTAGAATTCAGAAAAAAGAAAGACAACAAGTCATTTGTTTCTGTAAAACCTATCGAAGCTAACTAA
- the rplU gene encoding 50S ribosomal protein L21 — protein MYAIVEILGQQFKVEAGRRLYIHRMEEAERGSQVEFDKVLLIDNEGTVTVGAPVVVGAKVVAEVLSHVRGEKVIIFHKKRRKGYRKRNGHRQNFTELFIKEIVA, from the coding sequence ATGTACGCAATCGTAGAAATTTTGGGACAACAGTTTAAGGTGGAAGCCGGAAGAAGACTGTATATCCATCGTATGGAAGAAGCTGAAAGAGGCTCTCAGGTAGAATTTGACAAAGTGTTATTGATTGACAATGAAGGTACTGTCACTGTAGGTGCTCCTGTTGTTGTAGGTGCTAAAGTTGTAGCAGAAGTATTATCACACGTTCGTGGCGAAAAAGTAATTATTTTCCACAAAAAACGTCGTAAGGGATACCGCAAACGCAACGGTCACCGTCAAAACTTCACAGAATTATTTATTAAAGAAATTGTAGCTTAA